The sequence below is a genomic window from Amia ocellicauda isolate fAmiCal2 chromosome 6, fAmiCal2.hap1, whole genome shotgun sequence.
atccagggcaacttacagtaaCAATATACATATTACAATGgatatatgatgatgatgatgatgatgattattgttgctgttattgttgttattattgttattgttgttttgtattgCCATTGTATTgagtatttattcattatatcCCTCTGCTACATTCTAGGATTTGTTCACACTGTTCAGTTTCTGTAATTAGACATTTGTTTTCTATGGAAGGTATCGTAATAATTTCTAGTTTTGATCTGCAGCTAAATACTTAATATGCTATGCTAACAGATTAATAATCAACAAGTAGCTAATGAGTAGATATGTTAAACCCTCTGGTACATTTCTACTACCCCACTTATGTGACCCTGTGGACGACTCTCAGTAACGACAGGAAGGTTCGTTATCAATATAGCCATGTTTACCTCATCCCTGAAAGTGTCAAGGCCAGGGAAATCAGATTTTATGAGaactgagtgtctctgtctgctacagacttctcaagagacagaaagaaaggcagatGCCCACAAAGGAAGTAatttggataagttcaatatagcTGCTGATCAATATTAGAAATTCAAGTACTGTTTTCCAAAaactgttaattattattattattattattattattattattattattatatatatatatatatatatatatatatatatatatattttttttttttttttttttttttgcagacacccttgtccagggtgacttacaaaatataaacgcaatacaaagtgcaataatacagtgcaattcaagatataatacatttaaaaaattcacagtttacacaagtgtatatgagatatacagttaaaaaatatataaggtcttacacctaaaatgaaaaagctgataaGCGCAGACAAGATGttcagtcaaagttaagagctaaggcaAGGGGAGCATAGGTATTATTagatatcaaaataaacaatacaagtgcaagtaatgcaaaggcaagcgTAAGACAAAATGTTGTacaagtgcaatcttacaggagaatgactaaattacaagtacagtctgaaaatatgcgtcttgagtaattgccggaaggaggtcagggactctgctgttctgacttcagtgggaaggtcgttccaccacctAGGGGCCATATTGGTTGGTcttaaataacaaaacacaaaaatttATCTTCAGATATCATAAATGACTGATTGGTTAAAGAAACAATGATTTATATTAAACCTGCTTGAACCAAACAaaattctgtgtttgtttccaACCACAGATTTTTTTGTACCTTTGCAGATGGCATGTGAAAGACCTTCAAAGTGGATAATGATCATCCTTCTCTTGGGGTTTCTTACCTCCAAACTCTTGGCCATTGGCTGGTACCCCAAAAGTCTGCCATGTAACGTAAGTCTCCAGAAGAACGGGAGTTCTGTAATTGTGGACTGTAATGAAAGAAGACTGACAGAGGTACCAAAAGGGGTGCCAGGAAATGCAACAAACTTGACAATGACCATCAACCACATCCCCAACATTTACAAGACTTCCTTTGTAGGCCTGGACAACCTCACAGAGATTGATTTCCGCTGCAACTGTGTGCCTATAAAGATAGGGCCCAAGGACCGCATGTGCACAAAAAGCCTGACTGTGGAGGATGGGAGCTTTTCTTCGCTGAAGAACCTGAGGGCACTGTACTTGGATGGCAATCAGCTCTCCAGCATACCTAGGGGACTTCCTCCCAATCTGAAATTGCTCAGCCTCGAAGTGAACAAGATTTTCACCATTCTTAGGCAGAACCTATCAGAACTGACAAACGTGGAGATTCTTTATTTCGGACAAAATTGCTACTATCGTAACCCCTGCAATACATCGTTTGAAATCGAGGAAGGCGCATTCCAGCAACTGGAGAAGCTGACTTTGTTATCGCTCAAATCAAATAACCTATCTTATGTTCCTCATAATCTTCCTTCAAGTCTAAAGGAGCTGTACCTTTATAATAACAACATTCAAAGAATATCAGAAGacgattttaaaaatatgaccAATCTAGAAACACTGGATCTGAGTGGAAACTGCCCACGATGCTATAATGCCCCCTTCCCTTGTGACCCCTGTCCGAACGATTCCCCATTGCAGATAGATCTACTAGCATTTCAGACTTTaaagaaactaaaaatattGCGCCTTCACAGTAATTCTCTACGCAAGGTCCCTTCGGAATGGTTTCAAAACATGAATGAACTTAAGGTTTTAGACCTTTCATCAAACTTTTTGGCGACAGAGATAACTGTGGCCATTTTCCCCAAATTCCTGCAAAACCTTGAAGAGCTTGACCTTTCCTTCAATTATGAAAGACAGCGGTACCCAGCTTCACTTAGCCTCAGTCAATCATTCTCTTCATTAACTTCACTCACAGTCTTGAGGATCAAGGGTTATGTTTTCAAAGAGCTGACAAGCAGAGATTTAGAACCGTTAACGATGCTCCATAACCTGGAAGTAATTGATCTTGGCACCAACTTCATAAAACTGGCCAACCTCAATATTTTAAGACAGTTAAGAagttttcaaataataaatcTCTCAGACAATAAAATATCCACTTCGTCCGAAGAAGGACCGAGTAATGGGCGGTCTTCCCTTTATTCTCCAATGGGAAGCAGTGTCCAGTACAATGATGGAGAAATCCATTATTTCAGGTATGATGAATATGCAAGAAGCTGCAAATCGAAGGACAAGGAACCTGGGTCTTTCACCGTGTTTGTGAACAAAAAATGTAGCCAGTTTGGAAAAGCACTAGATATTAGTaggaataatatatttttcattgatCCCAAAGAATTTATATTACTCGGAGAACTTAGATGTCTCAACCTCTCCGGCAATGCCATGAGTCAGTCATTAAATGGCTCTGAATTTATTCACTTGACCAATCTGCAGTATTTAGATTTTTCATTCAACCGTCTTGATTTGCTGTATGCTACAGCTTTCCAGGAACTGCAGAATTTAGTCATTTTAGATATCAGTCATAACAGCCATTACTTTTTATCCGAGGGATTAACACACATGTTAAATTTTACAAATAACTTGCCCAAACTGCAAAAAATAATGATGAACTACAATAGAATTTCCACATCAACCAACACCGAGCTGGAAAGCAATTCCTTGGAAGTCCTGGAGTTTAAAGGAAACCGTCTAGATGTTTTATGGAGAGATGGAGACACGCGATAcagtcattattttaaaaaattattccGCTTAAAAGTCCTTGACATCTCTCACAACAATCTTAACTTCATCCCTGAGCAGGTTTTCCGAGGCATGCCAGACCAGCTCTCTGAGCTCTACTTAAACAATAACAGGCTGAAAACTTTCAACTGGGGGAAGCTACAATTACTCCCTCACTTGCAGATCTTAGACCTCAGTAACAACAAGCTAACGACTGTGCCTCGTCAGCTCTCCAACTGTACCAGATCCCTGAAAAATCTTCTCTTGAGCAAGAACCAAATCTCCAAACTGACCACGTATTTCCTGAGGGACGCATTTaacctgaagtacctggacatcagcTACAACCAAATCAAATACATACAGCAGTCCAGTTTCCCGGAAAACGTTTTGAATAAATTAGATATGCTACTGCTGCATGGGAATAAGTTCATGTGCACGTGTGACGCAGTCTGGTTCACAGTGTGGATCAACCAAACGACTGTCAACATTCCTCGACTTGCTACAGACGTCACCTGTGCGGCCCCTGGGGCTCAGAGAGGCCGAAGTGTCATATTTCTGGATCTGCAGACGTGCCAGCACAACTCCATTTCCATCATACTCTACATCTTTCTAACTTCCTTCATTCTCTGCTTCCTCACGCTGTCAATTTCCAGTCATCTCTTCTTCTGGGATGTCTGGTACATCTATCACTTCTGCACTGCCAAGGTGAGGGGCTACCATCCCCTGTCGTCACAAAACACGTGCTATGATGCGTTTGTCGTATACGACAGAAAGGACGAGGCAGTCTCCGAATGGGTTTTCCACGAGTTAAGATCTCACCTGGAAGAAGAGGGGGACACACACTTCCTGTTGTGCTTGGAAGAGAGAGACTGGATGCCTGGTTGCCCACTCATTGACAATCTATCCCAGAGCATACAGCAAAGCAGAAAGACTATTTTTGTGCTCACCAACAAATACATCTTGAGTGGGAGTTTCAAGACAGCCTTTTACATGGCTCATCAGCGGCTCATGGACGAGAAAGCTGATGTAATTATTCTGATTTTCCTCGAGAAATGCCTGAAGCAGTCCAAATATCTCAGGCTACGTAAAAAACTCTACAGAAGCTCTGTTCTTGAGTGGCCATCAAATCCCCAAGCCAAGCATTTGTTTTGGCTGTGTTTGCGGAATGCAATGACTGCAAATGGCCACACACATTATAATCCGTTGTTTCAGGAAACTCTTTaatgtatatatctgtgtggAAGCAGAAAAGCACACCTTTGTGTACTTTTGGTACAGtgacatttgcatttattttcactCAGGTGAAATCAAAACTGATCCACTCGCTAGCAGCAAATCATCTGCAGGAGAATCatggatttgatttgaattgatttgatttgatttgagccTCGAACTTTAAGAATATTCTTGAATGCTTCAAAAtcgaagtgaaaaaaaaaagcagtgatGTCAGTTTTGAATTGTTTCTTTCTTGTATTGTAaatttaaaattcaattaagactgaaaaaagtaataataatgaattattgGTATATATGCAGTCTCATTGTCAGTCAGGCCAACAGCTCCCATTTCATACAATTTCTGTATTCTGTAGAGGTGTAATTATTAATCTGTTTTACATCAAGTAttcaattgtaatgtaaaaatgaCAGCCCATCTGGGTACAAGCAAAAAGTATGTACAGTAATTTCAGAGTAGTGCTTTTTATAAGGTTTTCCCCTATAGTCAGTTCCTATTATTAAAAGTTAATAGTAACAAGTAGTCATCTGAATAGCTTGGGTCATTTCCTGTTCCTACTAGACAAAGGACTTCACACTTGCAGACAtactggttttgttttctttgattataattattattatttgacttGATCCTATCTGCCTGGACAATGGTGAGCTAACATAATCCTATATGTAAACATATACTTTTCTATAACTTTGTGATTTGTTTAATTAgtaaaatatatacttaaagaatgtactgtatatttttaagatccaatttcagaattaaatatgaaatatattattCCTAAAATGGTTTCATGCCATCTTTATTCTCGTTGTTTTCAGCAGTTCTGTCAAGGTAGAAGAAAGTGTTGAAATTCAAAATTGATGTTAAGCTTTGGGATGCTGTTGTTAGGGCTTTGCGTAAAGTCGTTTTACTTTAAGTCTATTATTTGTATGAGATGTATGGTGTGTAACTAATTAAAGGAACTGTGTTCATAAAAAGGAAGGATATGACTGTACAATATGCATCACAAGACAATATTCTATAGTATTCAATATATAATGGACATTTTGTCTTCCTTGTATAACTTTGTAAAGTATGTAACTgccaaataatattttcaaaacttTGCTGAAGCAATGTGAGGTCTATAGCACTCTGCATGCACCATTGCGACATTAATGCCGAATTCAGGAACATGTTATAAATATCTGTGAGAGCGGGACAGTGAAAGAGTGCTCAACCTCTGTGGCAGAAGGCTTGATCTTTCTCCAAACATGTTTgactttttactttaatttctaAATATATTTGCCATTTTACAACCATTTGtagtttctttctttcatgcAATAGATTGAAATTAAGACATGGTTGCAGTGTAACACATGCTTTAAAGGGTCAATCAATTTGTGCGACTTCCACAAAACTCTGTGAATGATCTGGCTTCAAAATCAGTGAGAGTCACAGATATTATCAGGTTATGCCTGTGCATTTTGTTCCATcaaatgtcttttattttttaactgtagGTCACCCATCCCTGACTTTGGCGCAAGATGGTTTTATTCCTTCTTTTAATTTGGTTTACATCCAGCCTTCCTGCACATCGCTGGGTTTCAAGGTATCTGCCATGTGACGTGAATGTTAGAAATAACACTACTGTGAGCTTTGACTGCAGTTTTAGACGACTGACTGAAGTCCCGGCTGATGTCAACATGAATGCGACAACCCTTAATCTGAAAGGAAATCAAATACAACATATTTCTAACACCTCTTTCCGGAATCTGAAGAACCTTAAAGTTCTAACCCTAAACTGgaacaataaacacaaaccTGGCCTCACCATTGCGAAGGACACCTTTGCCGCTTTGGCCAATTTAGAGATTTTACTTCTGGATGGAAATTTGCTCACTGACATACCTACTGGCTTTCCACCCGGGCTCAAGGTTTTAAGTCTTAATTCAAACAAAATAGCTTCCATTGGATCGGAAAACTTCACTGGTATCCCAAATGTCACAGAGATCAGGATTAACAGGAACTGTTACTATCACAATGGTTGTAATGACTCTTTAGCTATACAGAACGGGACCTTCTCACAGCTCACACATTTGTTACGTCTGTCCTTGATTTTTAACAGGTTGGCCAGGGTACCCCTAGACCTGCCTACATCTTTACAGCTCCTTCGtcttagtttaaataaaattgaGCATGTCGATCATCTGGACTTTCAGAATCTGTCCGAACTCAGGATGCTGGATCTTTCTGGAAACTGTCCAAGGTGCTCCAATGCCCCGTTTCCTTGTGAAACTTGCGAGACTGAGAAAGGCGCAATAAAGGTGCATCCACTAGCTTTTCATAACCTTACACAGTTGGAAGAACTGCGGCTTTCCGGAAACTCGCTCTTTAAACTCCATGCCTCATGGTTTCAGAATTGTCCTAAGCTAAAGTATCTGTACCTTTCCTTCAACTCTTTAATCAGTGAAATTGCCACCGGAGAATTTCTTACCGTTTTACCGCACGTCGAAGTTGTGGACTTGTCATTCAACTTCGATCCTAAGTCCTATCCGAGCAGAATGACACTCTCTCCAAACTTTTCCCAATTACTTTCGTTAAGGACTTTGCATTTTGAGGGTTATGTATTCAGAAATATCGAGGGCAATGATCTGCAGCCTCTCTTCAACCTCCAAAACCTTTCTGTGTTAAACTTCGGCACAAACTTTCTCCAGTATGTTGATCTCACCCTGTTTCAAAACTTTTCTAATCTTTCCTTGATATATCTCTCAGAAAACAGACTTGCATCCCAGTCAAGGAGAACGAACCTGTCTTGCAGCAGCGAAAATGACGCACACCACATTTTAAGCAGACCACTGTTAAAAGACCGGGCCATTGATAAAAGAGATCAAAACTATATTGTTCATAAAGATGGAGACTATCGTTTAAGTCTCCCATTTGTTAAGCCCAAATGTCTTCTTTACGGACCAGCTCTTGATCTcagtaaaaacaatatattttatatcacCCCTGAACTCTTCGAAGGTCTAAAAAATTTGACATGTCTGAATCTTTCAGTTAATTCTATCGCAGATTCTTTCAACGGCACTGAATTCATTCACTTACCAAATCTCCGGTACTTAGACTTGTCTCACAATAAAATAGACCTGGCATATGACTATGCTTTTTCTGAGTTAAGCTATCTGGAAGTGTTGGACATTAGTTACAATCCGCATTATTTTTTGGTGGCAGGAGTGATACATAACTTAGGTTTCCTCAAACACCTCCACTTTCTGAAAGTGTTGAACCTCAGCTGGAATGAAATATTTACTTTAAGTAAAGATAAAGAGATGAGCAGTGAGTCTCTGAACAAGCTAGATTTTCAAGGAAATCGACTGGACATACTATGGAAAGATGATAAAAGATATATAGGACTTTTCGCAAAGCTGGTGAACTTGCAATATCTTGATCTGTCCTACAATAAGCTCCAGAACATACCATCAgctgtttattataatttaccAAAGAACCTGACGCATCTCAATTTAAACAACAATAAACTTAAATGTTTTCAGTGGGAGCATCTTATAAACTTATGGCATTTAGAAGTCTTGGATTTAAGCCATAATAACCTGGAAAATGTGTCTGAAAAGCTCACAAATCACACAAATTCCCTCATAAGGCTTGACCTGAGCTACAATAAGATCGCTCAGCTCTTTGATTATTTTCTTCAGGGCGCAAGAAGCCTCCATTTTCTatatttgaatcacaataatcTGAGACTCTTAAACGCGCATACGTTCCCCTCCGGGCCAGACACCTCCTTGAAAGTCTTATCCTTAAAAGGAAACCCATTTCAATGCACATGTGAGATATTTGACTTCAAAATGTGGATCAATAAAACTGACATTGAGATACCAAGGCTGGCCACAGATGTCACCTGCGCATCACCTGAAAATCGGAAAGGAATGGGTATCATAACTTTTGACCTTCAGGAATGTATCAACGATAGTACATCTGCtgtattgtttttgctttctaCCTTAACTATTGTTCTGATTATTACAGTAGCTATAATGCAGCATTTGTTTTACTGGGATGTCTGGTACATTTTCCATTACTGCAAGGCAAAGATTAAGGGTTACCGTTACCTGGCATCCACAGACAACATCTACAATGCCTTCATCACGTACGACACTAAAGATCCAGTCGTCACTGACTGGGTCTTCAATCACCTCCGAGTCCAGCTGGAGGAGAAGGGGGAAAAATTCCTCCCGATTTGCCTGGAGGAACGGGACTGGCACCCAGGGGCCCCTGTCATAGACAACCTGTCTCAGAGCATCCGGCAAAGTCGGAAGACCGTGTTCGTCCTGACGGAGAGGTATGTGAACAGTGGGAACTTCAGGTTAGCCTTCTACCTGGCCCACCAGAGGCTGCTGGACGACAACACGGACGTGATCGTGCTGGTGTTGTTGGAGCCCGTCCTGCAGTACTCCCAGTTCTTCAGGTTACGGAAAAGACTGTGTCGGAAGACCATCCTAGAGTGGCCGAAGAACCCTCACGCAGAAGACTGGTTCTGGCAGAGTCTCAGAAACGTCATACGGCTAGAAAACCAAGCTATGTACAACAAGCTGTACTCATGTTActttacaaacaaatgattaGTTAGACTGTAAATACAATTCTGCAGAAATGTGATGATTGTAAATGCCTCTTCAAATAAATTCAGTTAAATGGGTGCAGAACTTCCTGTCTATAGTCCACGTCAAATACCTGGTGAGCAACAAACGATTACAGTACAATAAAACTCAGAGggtcataaaaaaaaatccttttttaaaacatttgacaCTCTTCCTCATTTCTATGACTTATATTATAAGTAGAGCCAGCTGACCTGTCatgtattatactgtaaatagtataatattttaataaacattttcagtaaaatgtttataaatagATTTACCATTGATACCCTCTCAGCGTCACTGTAGGGTCCCGTCACCAAAAATTGCAGGAGATGAGATCTCTGATACGATACGATAGGCCTCTTTTGACATACGTCCTGGACACTGCATCTTGATTCTCTTGCATTATATTGGACTGGCATAGAAACCAGTACTGAGACATTTCCACCAacagccaaaaaataaaaatagatgtaTAGATTCAACAAGTGAATGTGCTAGATGTAAAGCTACTGAAGCCAAGCTGTCAGCAGTAATTGCACACATCATGCATGTATAAAAGCATTTGTGAGCTCTGATGTTGGCAGGGCGATCTCtgctgtattatgtaaatacaTGGTGCCAAAGAGGAAGCTTTCCTCACACAGTAGCAACATTTAGTGGATGGATTTACCAGCATCCCATACGAActaataacaaaagcagaagttCTGGACACTTATTTCCTGTTTCAGATAATGAGTTTGTTTTCACTCAAGACCACACTACAGTTTTAGATGTACACTTAAGTTGATGTACTAGTTCTACTGCCCTTTGGATACACACAGCCAATACGTCTAACAACTGTTGATTCTAAAATGGTACTGGTAAGTTACAAAATGGTTATTATTTATCTGGTTTATAATTTGTATTGCATAACAACTATGGGTTGTGATTTTATAAATATCAATTAATCAATAGTATTCCTATTTGTCTTTTACactataatgtaataataataatcataataaacttTATCTTTGGAAAGTGTGTTTCTCTGATTTGAAATGACATCACATTTCTCAATCTTAAAATGCCTTCCTGCATTAAAAGCAGAAGCAGCATTGAAATATTCTGTATCCAGTTCTGTAGTTGCAGTGTCCTGGAATGGAGGTTTGCATTCTTACTGTTTATACAATCCTGTGAAGCTTAGAGCCTTGGTCTTCAAATGGGCGACTGTGGGAAAATCCATCTACAAACATAGTAGAAAGACATAGTAGTAGtctttgtacagttgtatatattttaaatgtatgtttatgaaTATTGTAATTGATATTATAGTGCAATATGTATATCGCAGACAagataaaataatttgatatatACTAGAGAAATGTTTTGGAACATTCCCCTCATATTTTGGATTGATGCCTTGTTGCTATATAGAGCGATATAGATAGGAGGATATTTCCATCATCACTagcacagtattattattattattattattattattattattattattattattattattattatttgtatttcttggcagacgcccttatccaaggcgacttacaaaataagtgcaaacaaagtgcaaagtgCACAGTAGGGCTGCATGTAAATAAAAAAGACTGAAAGGTCTAAACACATAGATTCAACTGAATCTGCATGTTTGCATTCCCACAAAGCATGATTACTAACACATATACTCCCACCTACAATCATTGTCTGGCTCCGAAATCCTGCATGAGTCACAAAAGATACTTATGAGATACTGAGATAATCAAAACAGATGGACCCAAATTCGAAAACCAACTCTGTGAAATAAATGCTGCTTGTCTATTGTCAATAacaatacagatttttttttaatcaattcttCCTAGAACAATTCAAAACCTATATTTTGTAACTATATTTTAAACACAGCCACAATAATTACTGTATTACCAAAGTACGAAATACATGTacgtaatataaataaaactagtGACATCACAAGGAAGCTTTCTCAAAGTCCAACGATACAAATGGTCTCACAACTGCCTAActaaatgttttcctttactAATGTGCATGTTGTTAAACAGAAtatttatgttattgttttataatttgAAAAGGCCCTTGCAAATGTGTTTGTATCAATCTATATATTTTCTTCCTGTAGGTAACTCTTCCCTTCCACTGGCACGGCTCCTTAAtcctgtttttttcttattttgtacacGGAAAACTTGAATATCGTTGGACTTCGAGAACGCTTCCCTGTGATGTCACTGAAAATAAGAATAACAGTGACATCATTTTTAACTGCAGTGAGCGCCACCTGACGGAAGTGCCACAGGGGATTTCTGCGAATGCAACTAAGGTGCTCCTTTTGGAAAACTCAATCCGTAATGTTTCCGTGCAGTCCTTCTTCAACCTCCAAAACCTCACATTAATAAACCTCAACTGGAATGGCAAAGACAAGGAGGTAAGCATTGCAGACAGAACATTCTCCAGGTTGACAAACCTACAGGAGTTGCATTTGGATGGCAATGGTCTTTGGAGGATTCCCAAATGGCTCCCACTGGCACTGAAACTCCTCAGTGTGAGAAAAAACAGCATCATCTCTGTTAGGAGAAACTATTTTTCTGAGCTGGACAATCTGGAAGAAATCTATCTGGACAAAAACTGCTACTTCTGGAATCCATGCAATAAGTCCTACCACATAGACAATGGAAGTTTTGCCAATCTTACGCAGTTGCGCATTTTGTCGTTGACCTATAACAACTTAACCACTGTTCCAAAAAACCTGCCGCATTCCTTAGAAGACCTTTACCTCGGATCGAATCAAATACAGCGTGTCAATGAGCATGATTTCAGCAGCCTGCCAGGACTGCAGATTCTCGACCTCTCGGGTAACTGTCCTCGATGTCACAATGCCCCGTTTCCGTGTGTGCCCTGTCCCAATCACTCCATCGAGATCCATCCTCTGGCTTTCCACAATCTGACACATCTACAAGAGCTACATCTCTCGGGGAACTCGCTCCGCAGCCTCCCAAGCTCTTGGTTTGACAGTTTACAGAATCTGCAACAGCTGTTTCTTTCCTTTAATTTTCTAACCAGTGCAATTGCCGAAGGTAACTTTTTGGACAACTTAGCTCAACTTAAAAAGATAGACTTGTCCTATAATTACAACTTCAAGGCCTACCCTGAGACCCTCACACTTTCACCCAATTTCTCAAAACTGGAATCCCTTAAAACTTTTCATATCGCTGGCTATGTTTTCCAAAAAGTATGTGAACGAGATTTAAGTCCACTTTTCAATCTGAAGAATCTCTCTGTGCTGAATTTGGGTACAAACTTCATCACATCCACAAAGTTGTCAGTGTTTCAGAAATTTGAAAACTTGAAATTGGTATATTTATCAGAAAACAGACTTGCACCTGCACCACACCTAAACGATATGATTAATGGCCCAAACACAGGTCTGCGCTGGAAACCCCCAAATCTGGGCTATAGACTATCAAAGGAAAAGGAGTTTGACTATGAATTATCTCATCTACTTGTGAAGCATGAGTGCTTTGTCTATGGTAAAGTGTTAGATCTCAGCTcgaataatatatttttcatttaccCTGAGCAATTCGAAGGTAATGGCAACATCTCCTGTCTGAACCTCTCGAAAAACGGTCTCGCGACTGCCTTTAACGGTTCTGAATTCACCCATCTCCCGAGGCTTAAATATCTAGACCTCTCCTTCAATAAGATTGATTTAGCCTACGATGCAGCGTTTTCAGAATTAAAGGAACTTGAAGTCCTTGACATCAGTTTTAATCCTCATTATTTTTCTGTGTCAGGAGTGACACACAACTTAGGCTTCCTAAAACACCTGGAGTTTCTGAAAGTGCTCAACCTGAGCCAAAATAACATCTTTACTTTAACAAATAAGGAGTTGAGCAGCAAATCCCTTA
It includes:
- the LOC136750819 gene encoding toll-like receptor 7; the protein is MACERPSKWIMIILLLGFLTSKLLAIGWYPKSLPCNVSLQKNGSSVIVDCNERRLTEVPKGVPGNATNLTMTINHIPNIYKTSFVGLDNLTEIDFRCNCVPIKIGPKDRMCTKSLTVEDGSFSSLKNLRALYLDGNQLSSIPRGLPPNLKLLSLEVNKIFTILRQNLSELTNVEILYFGQNCYYRNPCNTSFEIEEGAFQQLEKLTLLSLKSNNLSYVPHNLPSSLKELYLYNNNIQRISEDDFKNMTNLETLDLSGNCPRCYNAPFPCDPCPNDSPLQIDLLAFQTLKKLKILRLHSNSLRKVPSEWFQNMNELKVLDLSSNFLATEITVAIFPKFLQNLEELDLSFNYERQRYPASLSLSQSFSSLTSLTVLRIKGYVFKELTSRDLEPLTMLHNLEVIDLGTNFIKLANLNILRQLRSFQIINLSDNKISTSSEEGPSNGRSSLYSPMGSSVQYNDGEIHYFRYDEYARSCKSKDKEPGSFTVFVNKKCSQFGKALDISRNNIFFIDPKEFILLGELRCLNLSGNAMSQSLNGSEFIHLTNLQYLDFSFNRLDLLYATAFQELQNLVILDISHNSHYFLSEGLTHMLNFTNNLPKLQKIMMNYNRISTSTNTELESNSLEVLEFKGNRLDVLWRDGDTRYSHYFKKLFRLKVLDISHNNLNFIPEQVFRGMPDQLSELYLNNNRLKTFNWGKLQLLPHLQILDLSNNKLTTVPRQLSNCTRSLKNLLLSKNQISKLTTYFLRDAFNLKYLDISYNQIKYIQQSSFPENVLNKLDMLLLHGNKFMCTCDAVWFTVWINQTTVNIPRLATDVTCAAPGAQRGRSVIFLDLQTCQHNSISIILYIFLTSFILCFLTLSISSHLFFWDVWYIYHFCTAKVRGYHPLSSQNTCYDAFVVYDRKDEAVSEWVFHELRSHLEEEGDTHFLLCLEERDWMPGCPLIDNLSQSIQQSRKTIFVLTNKYILSGSFKTAFYMAHQRLMDEKADVIILIFLEKCLKQSKYLRLRKKLYRSSVLEWPSNPQAKHLFWLCLRNAMTANGHTHYNPLFQETL
- the LOC136750820 gene encoding toll-like receptor 8; the encoded protein is MVLFLLLIWFTSSLPAHRWVSRYLPCDVNVRNNTTVSFDCSFRRLTEVPADVNMNATTLNLKGNQIQHISNTSFRNLKNLKVLTLNWNNKHKPGLTIAKDTFAALANLEILLLDGNLLTDIPTGFPPGLKVLSLNSNKIASIGSENFTGIPNVTEIRINRNCYYHNGCNDSLAIQNGTFSQLTHLLRLSLIFNRLARVPLDLPTSLQLLRLSLNKIEHVDHLDFQNLSELRMLDLSGNCPRCSNAPFPCETCETEKGAIKVHPLAFHNLTQLEELRLSGNSLFKLHASWFQNCPKLKYLYLSFNSLISEIATGEFLTVLPHVEVVDLSFNFDPKSYPSRMTLSPNFSQLLSLRTLHFEGYVFRNIEGNDLQPLFNLQNLSVLNFGTNFLQYVDLTLFQNFSNLSLIYLSENRLASQSRRTNLSCSSENDAHHILSRPLLKDRAIDKRDQNYIVHKDGDYRLSLPFVKPKCLLYGPALDLSKNNIFYITPELFEGLKNLTCLNLSVNSIADSFNGTEFIHLPNLRYLDLSHNKIDLAYDYAFSELSYLEVLDISYNPHYFLVAGVIHNLGFLKHLHFLKVLNLSWNEIFTLSKDKEMSSESLNKLDFQGNRLDILWKDDKRYIGLFAKLVNLQYLDLSYNKLQNIPSAVYYNLPKNLTHLNLNNNKLKCFQWEHLINLWHLEVLDLSHNNLENVSEKLTNHTNSLIRLDLSYNKIAQLFDYFLQGARSLHFLYLNHNNLRLLNAHTFPSGPDTSLKVLSLKGNPFQCTCEIFDFKMWINKTDIEIPRLATDVTCASPENRKGMGIITFDLQECINDSTSAVLFLLSTLTIVLIITVAIMQHLFYWDVWYIFHYCKAKIKGYRYLASTDNIYNAFITYDTKDPVVTDWVFNHLRVQLEEKGEKFLPICLEERDWHPGAPVIDNLSQSIRQSRKTVFVLTERYVNSGNFRLAFYLAHQRLLDDNTDVIVLVLLEPVLQYSQFFRLRKRLCRKTILEWPKNPHAEDWFWQSLRNVIRLENQAMYNKLYSCYFTNK